In Sardina pilchardus chromosome 8, fSarPil1.1, whole genome shotgun sequence, a genomic segment contains:
- the LOC134088630 gene encoding RLA class II histocompatibility antigen, DP alpha-1 chain-like, with amino-acid sequence MTLTVILLVLTGIIYTDTKIVHVDIHASGCTDTDGEDMYGLDGEELAHADWKAQKYVMTLPEFADPFVYAEGTYEQAVANQQICKQNLAVAIQAYKHPAVAEAPPMSSIYPRGEVKIGQENALICSIGGFYPPRLNVTWTRNTGVVTEGVSSSQLRVNVKDGAYSLFSTLQFTPQKGDIYTCTVDHQALERPMTRVFDVEGSEVSKLGLSLPAVICVVGLIVEMLGMATGLFFFIKAR; translated from the exons ATGACTTTAACAGTGATTTTACTAGTCCTCACTGGGATCatctacacagacacaaaga TTGTTCACGTGGACATTCATGCGTCtggatgcacagacacagatggaGAGGACATGTATGGACTGGATGGGGAAGAGCTCGCACACGCAGACTGGAAGGCTCAGAAGTATGTGATGACACTGCCTGAGTTTGCTGATCCATTTGTGTATGCGGAGGGAACATATGAGCAGGCAGTTGCTAACCAGCAAATCTGCAAGCAGAACTTGGCAGTAGCCATACAAGCTTATAAACACCCAGCAGTGGCAGAGG cTCCTCCCATGAGCTCCATCTACCCCAGAGGTGAGGTGAAGATCGGGCAGGAGAACGCTCTCATCTGCTCCATCGGTGGGTTCTACCCGCCCCGGCTCAACGTGACGTGGACCAGGAACACCGGGGTGGTGACTGAGGGAGTGAGCTCCAGCCAGCTGCGGGTGAATGTGAAGGACGGCGCCTACAGCCTGTTCTCCACCCTGCAGTTCACCCCTCAGAAGGGAGACATCTACACCTGCACTGTGGACCACCAGGCACTGGAGCGGCCCATGACAAGAGTGTTCG ATGTCGAGGGGTCTGAGGTGTCTAAGCTCGGTCTCAGTCTGCCAGCAGTGATCTGTGTGGTGGGTCTGATCGTGGAGATGCTGGGTATGGCTACCGgactcttcttcttcatcaagGCAAGATAG